Proteins encoded by one window of Branchiostoma floridae strain S238N-H82 chromosome 6, Bfl_VNyyK, whole genome shotgun sequence:
- the LOC118418178 gene encoding uncharacterized protein LOC118418178 yields MQRRGQDVSFWAGRKRPSGRVGRRLLTLGVAFLVTICLQLAFSRTFSTGDQNRVLKPYNSSELQRLRATEVKVRRPLYVAVQTTTRHLRTSVSAIQNTWASKTDDVQVEFFVDVSRKTSLETLHYPIVGLNGTDETQMLKYLCERQWFDFDWFALARDQTYVKTDEVVTFLRQKDKREEIIVGHMGEVLLGEAGWERCADSDVEDMGFSSVLDSSITLFSAPAFKEICSTLAACEKQSRESTERQSKCLANYIVQICGTKTTKYSRLFYEAQVEPTYSGQSSVTSGPFDPDFLWRNTHVTSALTLHPVKDAKTTYQLYHYFHGADYSIRRSS; encoded by the exons ATGCAACGTCGCGGACAAGACGTGTCATTTTGGGCCGGGCGCAAACGGCCCTCAGGCCGCGTAGGCCGCCGTTTGTTGACGTTAGGCGTCGCCTTCCTCGTGACGATCTGCCTACAGCTTGCCTTCTCTAGAACATTTTCCACTGGAGACCAGAACAGAGTCCTAAAACCGTACAACAGCAGTGAGCTTCAGAGATTAAGGGCCACGGAAGTTAAGGTTAGACGTCCACTCTACGTCGCCGTTCAGACGACCACTAGACACCTGCGCACTTCCGTGTCTGCGATACAGAACACATGGGCGTCCAAGACGGACGACGTGCAGGTGGAATTCTTTGTCGACGTTTCCAGAAAGACGAGCCTAGAAACTCTCCACTATCCTATCGTTGGTCTAAACGGTACAGATGAAACACAGATGCTGAAGTATCTGTGCGAGCGGCAGTGGTTCGATTTCGACTGGTTCGCGCTGGCCAGAGACCAGACGTACGTCAAAACCGATGAAGTGGTCACTTTCCTTAGACAGAAAGACAAACGAGAGGAG ATTATAGTGGGTCACATGGGGGAGGTTCTGCTGGGGGAGGCCGGCTGGGAACGGTGTGCGGACAGCGATGTGGAGGACATGGGGTTTTCCAGCGTCCTGGATTCCAGTATAACGCTCTTCAGCGCACCCGCCTTCAAAG AGATCTGCTCAACTCTCGCGGCGTGTGAGAAGCAGTCTCGCGAGAGCACGGAGAGACAGAGCAAGTGCCTGGCCAACTACATCGTCCAAATCTGCGGCACAAAGACTACAAAA TATTCCCGATTGTTCTACGAGGCACAAGTCGAACCCACGTACTCAGGCCAGTCCAGCGTCACATCTGGACCTTTTGACCCTGACTTCCTGTGGAGGAACACCCATGTGACGTCAGCTCTGACGCTACATCCGGTGAAGGATGCCAAGACCACTTACCAGCTGTATCACTACTTCCACGGAGCGGATTACAGCATCAGGAGAAGCTCTTGA
- the LOC118417016 gene encoding chondroitin sulfate synthase 1-like gives MEAAGGVVCPGRRVRRWYASRSVRHFATFGVLLTLLVGLQLRFFKKSNPREFNHAKTRGDGEFVQVLRDAPDLKCKVRYPLHVSVMTSRGRMPTFAAAAHSTWARGSEQAFVEFFLPKTAELTTNDKRPGLPAVVLSDESTLVDVPILRYLCKWREDDFDWFLVTDDQAYVRLDSVVDFLRQMDKTEAIIVSRQGEAFVTDLTWERCGVGDAEDVPLTSLMEASVTVYSGPAVRGICSAVEGCLYDLNNGPLYLTECLSRYTVTICQDEKEQYVNLFYEDTPPTSGPTNVTSGPTTPTSRYVNLLKDHDVTKALTLSPMRSPEDIYRLHQHFQRVDF, from the exons ATGGAGGCGGCAGGCGGTGTGGTCTGTCCCGGCAGGCGGGTTCGGCGCTGGTACGCCAGCCGCTCCGTCCGCCATTTTGCGACTTTCGGTGTCCTTCTAACTCTGTTGGTGGGGCTACAGCTTCGATTCTTCAAGAAGTCTAACCCCCGAGAGTTCAACCATGCCAAGACGCGCGGAGATGGTGAGTTCGTACAGGTTCTACGAGATGCGCCAGATCTCAAGTGCAAAGTCAGGTACCCTCTGCATGTCTCCGTCATGACGTCACGCGGAAGAATGCCCACCTTTGCGGCAGCTGCGCACAGCACCTGGGCCAGGGGGAGCGAGCAGGCATTTGTGGAATTCTTCCTTCCCAAAACAGCCGAACTAACGACAAACGACAAGCGGCCTGGGCTGCCTGCAGTCGTTTTGAGTGATGAGTCCACACTTGTAGATGTGCCGATACTGCGCTACTTGTGTAAATGGCGGGAAGACGACTTTGACTGGTTCCTAGTGACAGATGACCAGGCTTACGTTCGGCTGGATTCTGTCGTAGATTTCCTCAGACAAATGGACAAGACGGAAGCG ATCATAGTGAGCCGACAGGGCGAGGCGTTCGTCACAGACCTGACGTGGGAGCGGTGTGGGGTGGGGGACGCCGAGGATGTGCCGCTGACGTCACTCATGGAGGCCAGCGTCACCGTGTACAGCGGGCCTGCCGTCAGAG GTATCTGCTCTGCTGTGGAAGGGTGCCTGTATGACTTGAACAATGGCCCATTGTACCTGACGGAGTGCCTGTCCCGATACACCGTTACCATCTGTCAGGAtgagaaggaacag TACGTCAACCTGTTCTACGAAGACACGcctccaacatccggtccaaccAACGTCACATCCGGTCCAACAACGCCGACATCACGATACGTCAATCTACTGAAGGACCATGACGTCACGAAGGCGCTGACGCTTTCTCCGATGCGATCTCCAGAAGACATCTACAGGctccatcaacactttcaaCGAGTGGATTTCTAA
- the LOC118418291 gene encoding interleukin-17D-like: MVLVIMLAAEQEARGARKRGKGKIAKKTRPCRKERNRQWCNKDNVEEMLKNHTAVHKENIKKALEETEQETCPAGERNLRDDDSRDPNERSLSPWTYVKNESANRIPGTYVEAKCLCDGCLIYGKDGVSVENSKDYESLPIKTSLPILTRYDCKGKKCRERLEIAQVTVGCVCATRKRATVPPSQ; encoded by the exons ATGGTGCTTGTGATCATGCTAGCGGCAGAACAAGAGGCGCGGGGCGCTAGAAAGCGCGGGAAGGGCAAGATTGCCAAGAAGACGAGGCCGTGTAGGAAGGAGAGGAACAGGCAGTGGTGCAACAAGGACAACGTCGAGGAAATGCTCAAGAATCACACGGCTGTGCATAAGGAAAATATCAAGAAAGCGCTGGAAGAAACAGAACAAGAAACCTGCCCAGCAGGGGAAAGAA ATCTCAGAGATGATGACAGCAGAGACCCGAACGAGAGATCTCTGTCTCCCTGGACTTACGTCAAAAACGAATCCGCCAACCGGATTCCGGGCA CGTATGTCGAAGCGAAGTGTCTCTGTGACGGGTGCCTTATCTATGGAAAGGATGGCGTCTCGGTGGAAAACAGCAAGGACTATGAAAGCCTGCCTATAAAGACCAGCCTCCCTATCCTGACCAGGTACGACTGTAAGGGGAAGAAGTGTCGGGAGAGGCTGGAGATCGCCCAGGTTACCGTAGGCTGTGTGTGTGCCACTCGGAAGCGTGCAACTGTTCCACCGAGCCAGTGA